Proteins from a genomic interval of Alteromonas macleodii ATCC 27126:
- a CDS encoding host attachment protein, translating into MTVQKHYVIVANHDDATAYTYTNHGSALVEVKKWHNEFSDASDQDIYTDKPGRQSAPASQVPGVDSMNRKDAAELEDERFASDIADWLDGERKRGALGSIDIISGPGFLGKLRGEMSSQCSDIVDKEVKKNVLGADEETLLSYLK; encoded by the coding sequence ATGACAGTTCAAAAACACTACGTAATTGTGGCCAACCACGACGACGCCACAGCTTACACCTATACCAACCACGGAAGTGCACTTGTTGAAGTAAAAAAGTGGCACAACGAGTTTAGTGACGCGAGTGACCAAGACATTTATACAGATAAACCCGGCAGACAATCGGCTCCCGCTTCGCAAGTACCAGGCGTTGATAGCATGAATCGAAAAGATGCCGCCGAACTCGAAGATGAACGATTTGCTAGTGACATTGCTGACTGGCTAGATGGTGAGCGTAAACGAGGTGCGTTGGGCTCTATAGATATTATTAGTGGACCAGGGTTCCTTGGAAAATTGAGAGGCGAAATGTCATCTCAATGTTCAGATATCGTCGACAAAGAAGTGAAAAAGAATGTTTTAGGTGCAGACGAGGAAACCTTGCTTTCATACCTTAAATAA
- a CDS encoding SOS response-associated peptidase family protein yields the protein MCGFIQRITDSPDVIALLEEVGLTQTIPLFVNESSTSNVINFYPAFGKVPERQITNLIVSGDSTIDATWWFDAKPVGDTLEVGNRTTFNARNLESPYWGKFIRERRAVVVATAVGESNPLGKGKAHFLMKPATGALLIGAVYRRFSNGLFSCAVVTRPPVEGFSKYHEKSIPCFLPHNAHAINAWLAADTQGSLNNEVEYILNNPRVYTDLEVTRVKTFKSAEAIGEVNVLKANENR from the coding sequence ATGTGCGGATTTATACAGCGTATTACTGACTCACCTGACGTTATTGCGCTACTTGAAGAAGTCGGGCTTACACAAACCATTCCGCTTTTTGTCAATGAATCTTCCACAAGCAATGTTATTAACTTTTATCCTGCATTTGGAAAAGTGCCAGAACGACAAATTACCAATTTAATTGTATCTGGTGATAGCACCATCGATGCTACATGGTGGTTTGATGCTAAGCCCGTTGGCGACACGTTAGAGGTTGGCAACAGAACCACATTCAATGCCCGTAATCTAGAAAGCCCTTATTGGGGAAAGTTTATTCGTGAACGACGAGCTGTGGTTGTCGCAACTGCAGTAGGGGAGTCAAACCCACTTGGTAAAGGAAAAGCGCACTTTTTAATGAAACCGGCCACTGGTGCATTGTTAATTGGCGCGGTATACCGGCGGTTTAGTAATGGCCTATTTTCCTGTGCAGTAGTGACGCGCCCACCCGTAGAGGGATTTAGCAAGTATCATGAAAAATCCATTCCTTGCTTTCTTCCACATAATGCACATGCGATAAATGCGTGGTTAGCGGCTGACACACAAGGCTCATTGAACAATGAGGTAGAATATATTTTGAATAATCCTCGTGTTTATACCGATCTTGAAGTCACACGAGTAAAGACGTTTAAAAGCGCCGAGGCAATCGGTGAGGTTAATGTGTTAAAAGCTAACGAAAACCGCTAA
- a CDS encoding TusE/DsrC/DsvC family sulfur relay protein, which produces MTQETYSFNYKGQAIPTDKAGYLLDYTLWEEDMVELLAQEENIELTEAHWEVVRFVRAFYEEYETSPAIRALVKAMANKFGPEKGNSRYLQRLFKKGPAKQATKLAGLPKPAKCL; this is translated from the coding sequence ATGACACAAGAAACCTATAGCTTCAATTATAAAGGGCAAGCGATCCCTACAGACAAAGCCGGGTATTTACTCGACTATACCCTTTGGGAAGAAGATATGGTTGAGTTGCTGGCGCAAGAAGAGAACATTGAATTAACCGAAGCCCACTGGGAAGTGGTGCGCTTCGTACGCGCATTCTATGAAGAGTACGAAACCAGCCCAGCGATTCGTGCTTTGGTGAAAGCTATGGCCAATAAGTTTGGGCCAGAAAAAGGTAATAGCCGCTACCTGCAGCGACTCTTTAAAAAAGGCCCGGCTAAGCAAGCCACCAAACTGGCAGGGTTACCTAAACCTGCCAAATGCTTGTAA
- a CDS encoding DsrE family protein, with product MAQLLIRFTQSPFSNAKSQDGLDFALAATNYGHDVKVLFESQGVLQLVKAASTKGLKNHTKRLASMPFFDIEECFVCKASADTYDIEQVLSNNSLVDELDCEWITPEEKVTLIQSVDHVVTF from the coding sequence ATGGCGCAACTACTTATTAGGTTTACGCAAAGCCCTTTTTCCAATGCTAAAAGCCAAGACGGTTTAGATTTTGCGCTTGCTGCAACAAACTATGGGCACGATGTTAAAGTGCTTTTTGAAAGCCAAGGTGTACTGCAGCTTGTTAAGGCAGCGTCTACCAAAGGACTAAAAAATCACACCAAACGTTTAGCTAGCATGCCGTTTTTCGATATCGAAGAATGCTTTGTGTGTAAAGCAAGTGCAGATACCTACGACATTGAGCAGGTTCTTTCTAATAACAGTCTAGTTGATGAGTTAGACTGTGAGTGGATAACCCCAGAAGAAAAGGTCACGCTTATCCAAAGCGTAGATCATGTGGTGACATTCTAA